TCGTTCGACCTCGATCTCACGTCGCTGGCGAACCCACTCGCCGTCCCCCTCCAGAATGGAGAGCTCGATCATGTCGCTCTCGCTACCGATCTGGGCATCAGTCTCGAAGAGCGTCCGTGTCCCGAGAGGGTCCTCTGGCAGGCGTTTGCGTATACGGCCTTCGACCCACGTCGAAAGTCAGTCCCGGATATTGGACGAACCTATGACGACCACCTCGTCGTTACCGCCCGTTGAGCGACACCATAGAACCGTATTCTGCAAGAGTCTGGTCGTTCCCTCAAGCGTGTTCAATACGGACGTGCCACTGGGCCGGACCACGCTGCTCAGATTCGTATTGGAAGCCTCGCTCTGTCAGGACATCATACAGCGGTTCAGGTTCGAAACTGTTGACGAGCAACAGCGTCTCTCCCTCGGGAAGTTCTCCAAGGGCGGTCATAATCGGATCGAACGGCTGACCGTCTATCCTTCGGACATCGAGTACTTCGTCCGCGTCAGTGTCCAGGTTGGCACTCATGGAACCAGATTGGTGAAGAGTCGTCCAATACATGACCCCGACTATGTTCGAGCGAACGCGCTACGCGATGCGACACCCATCGTAGTCTTGTCTCGTCTGGGGGCAGCGATCGATGCAGGGATGGTCGACCAGATCACGCAATCGCTTGATAGCCTCAGGAGGAAGGGTATAGCCGATCTCGTAGGACTGGTCATCGTCGAGATCCGCGGAGAGTTCCTCCCCGAAAAAATTCTCGACGACGCAGAGTCGCCAGGTGAGTTCACGGGCGACCTCGCTGCCTTTCTCGGTCAGCTTCACGCCGGTGTATTTCTTCACGGTCACCAGTCCTGCATCCTCTAACTTCGAACCCATCTCCGTGACGCTCGCTCCGCTAACGTCCAGACGGGTCGCAATCTCACCAGGCGCCACTCGGTCGGTGTCCTCGGACAGCCAATCAATTTCCAACAGATACTGCCCCGTACGCCGACCGACGGTCGCCCCGACAAGTCCGGAGGCTGTCGAGGTGATTTCGGTTGCCATACGTTTCCGTCGACTCTCCGACGATGAAGTCTCTCTCCCGAATTCGTTCACGTGATATCGCGCCATCTCCCTGAAGACGTTCGAATAGACGTGACCATCAAGTCCCATGCCGATGAGGAGCTTTCTATGAAGATCACTACGAAACGGATCTACGATACCCCCGACGACGATGGAGCGCGGGTGCTCGTCGACAGGCTTTGGCCTCGAGGCGTTTCGAAGGAGGAGGCACAACTCGATGCGTGGATCAAGGAGGTTGCGCCGTCGGACGAGCTCCGGACGTGGTACGATCACAACCCTGACCGATGGACGAGGTTCAAGGAGCGGTACGTCTCGGAGTTCAAGGAGAAGGACGACGCCGTCGAGCGTGTTCTCGATGTCGCCAAGGACGAACGGCTGACGTTGCTGTACGCTGCTGCTGACCGGGAGCAGAACAATTCCGTCGCCCTGCGTGAGTACCTCGAATCGCGGGTAGATTGATCGAGGTGCTTGCTCACATTTTCGAGAAACAGCTTGCCGCCCCCGTATCCATAAACGTCCCACGACCGCTGGTGGCTCGTACTCCGGCAATGTTCGGCTTTATCCTCAAGGACCTACGGACGCGATCATCACGTAGATCCGAGATGTCTAACGCGACCATCGATCCCCAGCGACCGGTAGGGGAACTCGCCCGTGAGGTACCGTCCTACACCCGTGTTTTCGAGGCAGCGGATATCGATTACTGCTGTGGAGGGGACACCTCCCTCGAGATGGCGTGTGAACAGGCAGGAGTCAATCTGGACGATGTGCGCAAACAGCTCGCCGACGTCCAGACGGACGACGCTCAGGCGACTGACTGGGACGACCTCGCAGAACTGATCGACGACGTCGTCGAAACCCACCATCAGTACCTGCGTGAGGAACTACCGGCACTGGAGGGACTCGTCAGAAAGGTCGCTCGCGTCCACGGAGAGAATCATCCCGAACTGGAGGCGCTCCAAGCAGCGTATCTCGACCTCGCGCCAGCAATGAAGGAACACATTCGGGAGGAAGAAGAGGAGGTGTTCCCGATCATCGAGAAGCTCGACCGTGGAGAGTCGCTCTCCGATGGGGAACGCCGACAACTCTGGGAGGAAATCGAGGAGATGGAAGCGGACCACGAGGATACGGCAGAACTGCTAGAGCGCATCGCGGAACTGACGGACGGATACACCGCCCCAGCCGACGCGTGTCCGAGCTACGAGAGT
This region of Natrinema sp. DC36 genomic DNA includes:
- a CDS encoding metal-dependent transcriptional regulator, with translation MATEITSTASGLVGATVGRRTGQYLLEIDWLSEDTDRVAPGEIATRLDVSGASVTEMGSKLEDAGLVTVKKYTGVKLTEKGSEVARELTWRLCVVENFFGEELSADLDDDQSYEIGYTLPPEAIKRLRDLVDHPCIDRCPQTRQDYDGCRIA
- a CDS encoding DUF2249 domain-containing protein → MSANLDTDADEVLDVRRIDGQPFDPIMTALGELPEGETLLLVNSFEPEPLYDVLTERGFQYESEQRGPAQWHVRIEHA
- the ric gene encoding iron-sulfur cluster repair di-iron protein, whose amino-acid sequence is MSNATIDPQRPVGELAREVPSYTRVFEAADIDYCCGGDTSLEMACEQAGVNLDDVRKQLADVQTDDAQATDWDDLAELIDDVVETHHQYLREELPALEGLVRKVARVHGENHPELEALQAAYLDLAPAMKEHIREEEEEVFPIIEKLDRGESLSDGERRQLWEEIEEMEADHEDTAELLERIAELTDGYTAPADACPSYESMIERLDTLERDTHEHVHKENNVLFVEAETKLPDGVGVRDP
- a CDS encoding DUF488 family protein yields the protein MKITTKRIYDTPDDDGARVLVDRLWPRGVSKEEAQLDAWIKEVAPSDELRTWYDHNPDRWTRFKERYVSEFKEKDDAVERVLDVAKDERLTLLYAAADREQNNSVALREYLESRVD